Proteins encoded within one genomic window of Humulus lupulus chromosome 1, drHumLupu1.1, whole genome shotgun sequence:
- the LOC133807343 gene encoding bZIP transcription factor 11-like, with protein MISTFPPMFPSSDSILGNPFPSFDGGFTPWDYLDLLPAVQTPEPVEFTSNSAGSGDTMAQSSKPIMSVSGSGSDDPNSNRSNSKRECPDQPSSVVDERKRRRMISNRESARRSRMRKQRHLENLRNEVNRLRVENRELTNQLRLFSCHFQCVRTENGQLQSEHAALRQKLYDINQILLFRQLQQFSLPTYIEPCNNVISEQTPSLIT; from the coding sequence ATGATTTCAACTTTTCCACCCATGTTTCCTTCCTCCGACTCAATCCTAGGAAACCCATTTCCGTCCTTCGACGGAGGATTCACACCGTGGGACTACCTCGACCTTTTGCCGGCCGTCCAAACTCCCGAACCGGTCGAATTCACCTCCAACTCGGCCGGTTCAGGTGATACTATGGCCCAGTCCTCCAAACCCATCATGTCCGTTTCTGGGTCCGGTTCGGACGACCCGAACAGTAACCGGTCAAATTCTAAACGGGAATGTCCGGACCAGCCGAGTTCTGTGGTGGACGAGCGTAAGCGGAGGCGGATGATATCGAACCGGGAGTCGGCGAGGAGGTCACGGATGCGTAAACAAAGGCACTTAGAAAATCTAAGAAACGAAGTGAACCGGCTTAGAGTCGAAAATCGGGAATTAACGAACCAGTTACGGTTGTTTTCGTGCCATTTTCAGTGCGTGCGAACCGAAAACGGTCAGCTCCAGTCCGAACACGCGGCGCTCCGACAGAAGTTGTACGACATAAATCAAATTTTGCTTTTTCGGCAACTCCAACAGTTCTCGTTACCTACATATATAGAACCATGCAATAATGTCATTTCAGAACAAACTCCATCGTTAATcacttaa